A stretch of Babylonia areolata isolate BAREFJ2019XMU chromosome 23, ASM4173473v1, whole genome shotgun sequence DNA encodes these proteins:
- the LOC143297973 gene encoding putative methyltransferase-like protein 25 → MQKSQQKVFLGQALSACADFLTEYLPLANAHAVDFIIHDAWNTVLPSRIQCELLALSEEQLFQLPSNCICHEPYSPHKPSKAPEECKQNTELEKRFGDVQLHTDEVKMCEGKSEWASDTHSAESESNGEVLKKETKKNQDSKGAVWNHDSLRVFLEAVKEHCLDRLLSLNESMDNLSSWLDSRDGCGVKRVPFVHAFMNEKKMHEVEMMADLCARIFDRSSADLVIDIGSGKGYLSTHLSLQCHLPVIGIDSQPHNTSGAVQRAVKLERQWNTLVKHEQKKAEKKVQQQEFHLGITAECSMSSDMSCDTAQGQSSYVCNDACSLISNKDSHQKKAKHQIHQSKGSKEDSESKSNQNSNFCSKNQNSRSESTRLPNKNETDTAHLPQRKEELKRAETQTERSSKASSKHIAVTMFVDPDTCLSELVDESINTLCPEKQAQDVRLLLTGLHTCGPLGASMLRLFVKDEAVRVVCGVGCCYQLMQERFTGDSGLWQNPWKYQQESGRLMEFVPDQMEGDFPLSSVLLDRKMAIGRTALNIASLALPRMAQSAEELQGKTYYPRALLQAFIHSKLGHIPQDLKKLRKLAKQASGPVDYVRRAIQKLNIPGCQATEEEIDQFHAQHRHMEQKMAAFFQLRAVLAPVVETVVLLDRMLYLMEQDCVENAFLVRLFDPVASPRCHAIIAFKEEDSLKPSHLF, encoded by the exons ATGCAGAAATCCCAGCAGAAAGTCTTCCTTGGGCAAGCTTTGTCAGCATGTGCAGACTTCCTGACAGAATACCTCCCACTGGCCAATGCTCATGCTGTGGACTTCATCATTCACGATGCCTGGAACACCGTGCTGCCCTCACGCATCCAGTGTGAGCTGCTGGCTCTGTCAGAAGAGCAACTCTTTCAGTTACCATCAAACTGCATTTGTCATGAACCATACTCACCACACAAGCCAAGCAAGGCACCAGAAGAATGCAAACAGAATACAGAACTTGAAAAACGTTTTGGAGATGTTCAGCTACATACTGATGAAGTTAAAATGTGTGAGGGGAAAAGTGAATGGgccagtgatacacacagtgctGAATCAGAATCAAACGGTGAAGTCctcaagaaagagacaaagaaaaatcaAGATTCAAAAGGAGCTGTCTGGAATCATGATTCACTCAGAGTTTTTTTGGAGGCGGTCAAAGAGCATTGTTTGGACAGGCTGCTGAGTCTGAATGAGTCAATGGACAACTTAAGTTCTTGGTTAGACAGcagagatgggtgtggggtgaagaGGGTGCCGTTTGTGCATGCCTTCATGAATGAGAAGAAGATGCATGAAGTAGAAATGATGGCCGATTTATGTGCTCGGATATTTGACAGATCATCTGCTGATCTT GTGATCGACATAGGGAGTGGCAAAGGCTACCTCagcacccatctctctctgcaaTGCCATCTGCCCGTCATCGGCATCgactcacagccacacaacacatcGGGTGCAGTACAGCGTGCAGTGAAACTGGAGAGACAGTGGAACACCTTGGtgaaacatgaacagaaaaagGCGGAGAAGAAGGTTCAGCAGCAAGAGTTCCATCTCGGAATAACAGCAGAATGTTCCATGTCCTCTGACATGTCTTGTGATACAGCACAGGGACAGTCAAGTTATGTTTGTAATGATGCATGCTCATTAATCTCTAACAAGGACAGTCATCAGAAAAAAGCTAAACACCAAATACATCAGTCTAAAGGTAGCAAAGAAGATTCAGAATCAAAGTCAAATCAAAATTCAAACTTTTGTAGCAAAAATCAAAACTCCAGGTCAGAATCTACACGACTACCTAACAAAAATGAGACAGACACGGCACACCTACCGCAACGAAAAGAAGAACTCAAACGAGCCGAAACACAAACTGAGCGGTCATCAAAAGCAAGTTCAAAGCACATCGCCGTGACCATGTTTGTCGACCCAGACACCTGTCTGTCCGAGCTTGTCGACGAGTCCATCAATACGCTTTGTCCAGAGAAGCAGGCCCAAGATGTGAGGCTGCTGCTGACAGGACTGCACACCTGTGGTCCCCTGGGTGCCAGCATGCTgcgcctgtttgtgaaggacgaggcggtgagggtggtgtgtggggtgggctgCTGCTACCAGCTCATGCAGGAAAGGTTCACAGGTGATTCAGGACTCTGGCAGAATCCTTGGAAGTATCAACAGGAATCAGGAAGACTGATGG AATTCGTGCCCGACCAGATGGAAGGAGACTTTCCATTGAGCAGTGTTCTGCTGGACAGGAAGATGGCCATTGGTCGCACAGCCCTTAACATAGCATCTCTGGCACTGCCGCGGATGGCTCAGTCTGCTGAGGAG CTGCAGGGCAAAACCTACTACCCCCGGGCGCTGCTCCAGGCCTTCATCCACAGCAAGCTGGGCCACATTCCTCAGGACCTGAAGAAACTGCGCAAACTGGCCAAACAAGCCAGTGGGCCTGTGGACTATGTCAGGAGAGCCATACAGAAACTGAATATCCCTGGTTGTCAG GCGACTGAGGAGGAGATTGATCAGTTCCACGCCCAGCACCGCCACATGGAACAGAAGATGGCAGCTTTCTTCCAGCTGAGGGCGGTTCTGGCACCTGTTGTAGAGACAGTGGTGCTCCTGGATAGAATGCTGTACTTGATGGAACAg GATTGCGTGGAGAATGCGTTCCTCGTGCGTCTGTTTGACCCAGTTGCCTCCCCTCGCTGTCACGCCATCATCGCCTTCAAGGAGGAAGACAGTCTGAAACCTTCTCACCTCTTCTGA